From one Tsukamurella tyrosinosolvens genomic stretch:
- a CDS encoding MFS transporter, with protein MIPAAVTRRVLLCCWLAILAEGYDVGVFGAVVPGLLAYEPWSLSAVEIGGLAAWSLVGMLIGATTIGVLADRVGRKNMLLVAVALCALPQLGVALAPSPEVLGLFRFIGGLGLGGVIPIAAAYTIEFSPPAKKSMNYGIMYSGYSLGIMLAALVAVLSLDALGWRWVMGLGFGAVILVPVLAVALPPSIEQLAASGQTDRAAAEARRLGIEPSPGAVAQAPPADGESEGFLSALRVVFSPRYRLATACFWVALFCGLLLVYGLNTWLPQIMRKAGYDLGSSLMFLLVFSLASAIGGIVVGVLADRRGQKPVLVVCYAVGALGILALMFRGPMVVNYLLVGIAGIGSISTSLVLTGWVAHYYPARVRAAATGMALSFARVGAIVGPIVGGFIAGAGFGYRANFVFFAVVGGVAALAVAALPLLRGEPDEAPEPEERVTART; from the coding sequence GTGATCCCCGCCGCGGTGACCCGCCGCGTCCTGCTCTGCTGCTGGCTCGCGATCCTCGCCGAGGGCTACGACGTCGGTGTCTTCGGCGCCGTGGTGCCGGGCCTGCTCGCCTACGAGCCCTGGTCGCTCAGCGCGGTCGAGATCGGCGGCCTCGCGGCCTGGTCGCTGGTCGGCATGCTGATCGGCGCCACCACGATCGGCGTGCTGGCCGACCGGGTCGGGCGCAAGAACATGTTGCTCGTCGCCGTGGCGCTGTGCGCACTGCCGCAACTCGGCGTCGCGCTGGCGCCGAGCCCCGAGGTCCTCGGACTGTTCCGATTCATCGGCGGCCTCGGCCTCGGCGGCGTCATCCCGATCGCCGCCGCGTACACCATCGAGTTCTCGCCGCCGGCCAAGAAGTCGATGAACTACGGGATCATGTACTCCGGCTACTCGCTGGGGATCATGCTCGCAGCGCTCGTCGCCGTGCTGTCCCTCGACGCCCTCGGCTGGCGCTGGGTGATGGGCCTCGGCTTCGGCGCCGTGATCCTGGTGCCGGTCCTCGCCGTCGCACTGCCGCCGTCGATCGAGCAGCTCGCGGCGAGCGGGCAGACCGATCGCGCCGCCGCCGAGGCCCGGCGACTGGGGATCGAGCCCTCACCCGGTGCGGTCGCCCAGGCGCCTCCGGCCGACGGAGAGTCGGAGGGCTTCCTCAGCGCCCTGCGCGTCGTCTTCTCTCCACGGTACCGCCTGGCCACCGCCTGTTTCTGGGTCGCCCTGTTCTGCGGTCTGCTGCTCGTCTACGGGCTCAACACCTGGCTGCCACAGATCATGCGCAAGGCCGGCTACGACCTCGGCTCGTCGCTGATGTTCCTGCTCGTCTTCTCGCTCGCCTCTGCGATCGGCGGGATCGTCGTCGGCGTGCTGGCGGACCGACGGGGCCAGAAGCCCGTCCTCGTGGTCTGCTACGCGGTGGGTGCGCTCGGGATCCTCGCCCTGATGTTCCGCGGACCGATGGTCGTGAACTACCTCCTGGTGGGCATCGCCGGCATCGGCTCGATCTCCACCTCGCTCGTGCTCACCGGCTGGGTGGCGCACTACTACCCGGCCCGCGTCCGCGCCGCCGCGACGGGGATGGCGCTGTCCTTCGCACGAGTCGGGGCCATCGTCGGTCCGATCGTCGGTGGCTTCATCGCGGGCGCGGGCTTCGGCTACCGCGCCAACTTCGTGTTCTTCGCAGTGGTCGGCGGTGTCGCCGCGCTCGCGGTGGCCGCGCTGCCGCTTCTGCGGGGCGAGCCCGACGAGGCCCCGGAGCCGGAGGAGAGAGTCACCGCCCGGACCTGA
- a CDS encoding indolepyruvate ferredoxin oxidoreductase subunit alpha, with translation MAERSFAKEVLKLRQEPGTRFEGEGILAVTKALLQSGVAYVGGYQGAPISHLMDVLGDAREILDEYGVYFENSASEATAAAMLAASVHYPLRGAITFKSTVGTNVASDALANLASGGVTGGALIIVGEDYGEGSSIMQERSHAFAMKSQMWLLDPRPDHTAIVDAVEHGFALSEASNTPVMLELRLRSCHLHGTFTTRENRRPQMTVEQAMENPKRDVSRVVLPPASFLHEQEKIAHRWPAAVEYIREHGLNETFGPSDGRVGLIVQGGLYNTLNRALELLGCSDAFGDTAVPLYVMNVTYPVIDEEIVEFCADKDAVLLLEEGQPDYIEQNLNAILRRNGLDTALHGKDVLPKAGEYTPIAVTRGVAEFLGRYAPDLVTGDPAVLLPAGDPRSPFTERVDGRAVQPRPPGLCTGCPERPIFSALKLAERETGVEHHVSADIGCHLFAINEPFNLGATTMGYGLGSAGGAALSSKDAGRRGVAVMGDGGFWHNGLTSGVGNAVFNESDQLLVVVDNAYAAATGGQDLLSSRAILPDRSTNNPIERAVRGVGVKWARTMPDTFDVAKMRDVFIDALTTKKKGPKVIVAQSECQLNKQRREKPERAAAVKAGKRVVTQRFGVDPETCTGDHACMRISGCPSLTIAPNPDPMRTDPVAAVTDTCVGCGVCGNNAHAAALCPSFYRTDVVTNPTRVDRIRDRVRGAVSERLGRGLEGRAARFESTEAFS, from the coding sequence ATGGCGGAACGCTCCTTTGCGAAAGAGGTCCTCAAGCTGCGCCAGGAGCCGGGGACCCGGTTCGAGGGCGAGGGCATCCTGGCGGTGACGAAGGCGCTGCTGCAGTCCGGCGTCGCGTACGTCGGCGGCTACCAGGGGGCGCCGATCAGCCACCTCATGGACGTCCTCGGCGACGCGCGCGAGATCCTCGACGAGTACGGCGTGTACTTCGAGAACAGCGCCTCGGAGGCGACCGCCGCGGCGATGCTCGCCGCCTCGGTGCACTACCCGTTGCGCGGCGCGATCACCTTCAAGTCGACGGTCGGCACCAACGTCGCGTCCGACGCCCTGGCGAACCTCGCGAGCGGCGGAGTCACCGGCGGAGCCCTCATCATCGTGGGTGAGGACTACGGCGAGGGCAGCTCGATCATGCAGGAGCGCTCCCACGCCTTCGCGATGAAATCGCAGATGTGGCTGCTGGATCCGCGACCCGACCACACGGCCATCGTGGACGCGGTGGAGCACGGCTTCGCGCTGTCGGAGGCGTCCAACACCCCGGTCATGCTGGAGCTGCGGCTGCGCTCGTGCCACCTGCACGGCACGTTCACCACCCGGGAGAACCGGCGGCCGCAGATGACCGTCGAGCAGGCGATGGAGAACCCGAAGCGCGATGTCAGCCGAGTCGTGCTGCCGCCCGCCAGCTTCCTGCACGAACAGGAGAAGATCGCTCACCGCTGGCCCGCCGCCGTGGAGTACATCCGTGAGCACGGGCTCAACGAGACGTTCGGGCCGTCGGACGGCAGGGTCGGCCTCATCGTGCAGGGCGGCCTGTACAACACGCTCAACCGCGCACTCGAACTCCTCGGCTGCTCGGACGCCTTCGGCGACACTGCGGTCCCGCTGTACGTCATGAACGTGACGTACCCCGTGATCGACGAGGAGATCGTCGAGTTCTGCGCCGACAAGGACGCGGTCCTCCTGCTCGAGGAGGGACAGCCCGACTACATCGAGCAGAATCTCAACGCGATCCTGCGACGCAACGGCCTCGACACCGCGCTGCACGGCAAGGACGTGCTGCCGAAGGCGGGGGAGTACACCCCGATCGCCGTGACGAGGGGCGTCGCCGAGTTCCTCGGCCGGTACGCGCCCGATCTCGTCACGGGCGACCCGGCGGTCCTGCTCCCGGCGGGCGACCCCCGCAGCCCGTTCACCGAGCGGGTCGACGGTCGCGCCGTGCAGCCGCGCCCGCCCGGCCTGTGCACCGGTTGCCCCGAGCGGCCCATCTTCTCCGCGCTCAAGCTCGCCGAACGCGAGACCGGCGTGGAGCACCACGTGAGCGCCGACATCGGCTGCCACCTGTTCGCCATCAATGAGCCCTTCAACCTGGGAGCCACGACGATGGGCTACGGCCTCGGCTCCGCCGGCGGAGCCGCACTGAGCAGCAAGGACGCCGGGCGGCGCGGCGTCGCCGTGATGGGCGACGGAGGCTTCTGGCACAACGGTCTCACCTCCGGCGTCGGCAACGCCGTCTTCAACGAGTCCGACCAGCTCCTCGTCGTCGTGGACAACGCCTACGCCGCCGCGACCGGCGGTCAGGACCTGCTCTCGTCCCGCGCGATCCTGCCCGACCGCAGCACCAACAACCCGATCGAGCGGGCCGTGCGCGGGGTCGGCGTGAAGTGGGCCAGGACCATGCCCGACACGTTCGACGTCGCGAAGATGCGCGACGTCTTCATCGACGCCCTCACCACCAAGAAGAAGGGCCCCAAGGTCATCGTCGCCCAGAGCGAGTGCCAGCTGAACAAGCAGCGCCGCGAGAAGCCGGAACGGGCCGCCGCGGTCAAGGCCGGAAAGCGCGTCGTCACCCAGCGGTTCGGCGTCGACCCGGAGACCTGCACCGGCGACCACGCATGCATGCGGATCTCGGGCTGCCCGTCGCTGACGATCGCGCCCAACCCCGACCCGATGCGCACCGATCCCGTCGCCGCGGTCACCGACACCTGCGTCGGCTGCGGGGTGTGCGGCAACAACGCCCACGCCGCGGCGCTGTGCCCGTCCTTCTACCGCACCGACGTCGTCACCAACCCCACTCGCGTCGACCGGATCCGCGACCGCGTGCGCGGCGCCGTGTCCGAGCGCCTCGGCCGCGGCCTCGAGGGACGCGCGGCCCGCTTCGAATCCACGGAGGCCTTCTCATGA
- a CDS encoding bifunctional salicylyl-CoA 5-hydroxylase/oxidoreductase, translating to MKIAVIGGGPGGLYFSALMKQLDPAHEITLFERNRAEDTFGFGVVFSDETLGGIENADPVIYGQMESLFARWTDIDVHYRGRWNTVGGQGFAAMNRHDLLALLQRRCLDLGVDARFATPAPDVEELMATHDLVLAADGLNSAARSRFAEGFEPDLDRRRCKYMWLGTDKVFEAFTFIVEDTEWGTMQIHGYPYSDQGSTFIVEMAEDVWRRAGFDATEGRAFAPGENDDAAIARIGEIFAPYLGGSRILANNSQWITFTTVRNTSWVHRNLVLLGDAAHTAHFSIGSGTKLAMEDALSLVACLHENGDLGTALKVYEEERRPVVESTQRAAQASLEWFETIGTYREQEQVQFTFNLLTRSRRITFDNLRLRDADFADRVVRSFGAGTGAGPQTPAMFHPVTIGDLRLKNRIVVSPMDMYSAVDGLPNDFHVMHLGSKALGGAGLVMTEMVCVSADGRITPGCTGLYTDEQREAWRRVVDAVHAYSGAKIGLQLGHSGRKGSTKLMWEGIDDPLDDGNWEVMAPSALPYGPNSAVPREMTRADMDRVVREFADAARRGADAGFDLLEFHAGHGYLISSFLSPISNTRTDEYGGSVVNRLRFPLEVFDAVRAAWPADRPISVRLSATDWIPDGNDIDEALEIARAFCEHGVDLVDVSTGQVAKHERPAFGRSYQTPYADRIRNEVAGPAGVKVVAVGAISSYDDVNSILLAGRADLCALGRAHLYDPQWTLHAAADQEYAGPGAEWPDQFRAGNRKPPSARTDAVRPRLALLRDEEPEPAAHVRWTP from the coding sequence ATGAAGATCGCAGTGATCGGCGGCGGCCCCGGCGGCCTCTACTTCTCCGCCTTGATGAAACAGCTCGACCCCGCCCACGAGATCACCCTGTTCGAGCGGAACCGCGCCGAGGACACCTTCGGCTTCGGCGTCGTGTTCTCCGACGAGACACTCGGCGGCATCGAGAACGCCGACCCGGTGATCTACGGGCAGATGGAATCGCTCTTCGCCCGGTGGACGGACATCGACGTGCACTACCGCGGTCGGTGGAACACCGTGGGCGGCCAGGGCTTCGCCGCGATGAACCGACACGACCTCCTCGCGCTGCTGCAGCGCCGCTGCCTCGACCTCGGGGTCGACGCGCGATTCGCGACGCCGGCCCCCGACGTCGAGGAGCTCATGGCGACGCACGACCTGGTGCTCGCCGCCGACGGGCTGAACTCCGCGGCGCGGTCGCGCTTCGCCGAGGGCTTCGAACCCGATCTGGATCGCCGCCGGTGCAAGTACATGTGGCTCGGTACCGACAAGGTCTTCGAGGCCTTCACCTTCATCGTGGAGGACACCGAGTGGGGCACGATGCAGATCCACGGTTACCCCTATTCGGACCAGGGCAGCACGTTCATCGTCGAGATGGCGGAGGACGTCTGGCGGCGCGCCGGCTTCGACGCGACTGAGGGCCGCGCCTTCGCGCCCGGCGAGAACGACGACGCCGCGATCGCCCGGATCGGGGAGATCTTCGCGCCCTACCTCGGCGGCAGTCGTATCCTCGCCAACAACTCGCAGTGGATCACGTTCACGACCGTCCGCAACACCAGCTGGGTGCACCGCAATCTGGTCCTGCTCGGCGACGCCGCACACACGGCGCACTTCTCCATCGGTTCCGGCACCAAGCTGGCGATGGAGGACGCGCTCTCGCTGGTCGCGTGCCTGCACGAGAACGGCGACCTGGGCACTGCGCTCAAGGTCTACGAGGAGGAGCGGCGGCCCGTCGTCGAGTCGACGCAGCGCGCGGCGCAGGCCTCGCTCGAGTGGTTCGAGACCATCGGCACCTACCGCGAGCAGGAGCAGGTGCAGTTCACCTTCAACCTGCTCACCCGCAGCCGCCGCATCACCTTCGACAACCTCCGCCTCCGCGACGCCGACTTCGCCGACCGAGTCGTGCGCTCCTTCGGAGCCGGAACCGGCGCCGGCCCGCAGACCCCGGCGATGTTCCACCCCGTGACGATCGGCGACCTGCGCCTGAAGAACCGGATCGTGGTCTCGCCCATGGACATGTACTCCGCCGTCGACGGCCTACCGAACGACTTCCACGTCATGCACCTCGGTTCGAAGGCGCTCGGCGGCGCCGGCCTGGTGATGACCGAGATGGTGTGCGTCTCCGCCGACGGCCGGATCACCCCCGGTTGCACGGGTCTGTACACGGACGAGCAGCGCGAGGCGTGGCGGCGGGTGGTCGACGCGGTCCACGCGTACTCCGGCGCGAAGATCGGCCTGCAGCTGGGCCATTCAGGGCGCAAGGGCTCGACCAAACTCATGTGGGAGGGCATCGACGACCCGCTGGACGACGGCAACTGGGAGGTCATGGCACCGTCGGCGCTGCCCTACGGGCCGAACAGCGCCGTACCCCGCGAGATGACCCGCGCCGACATGGATCGCGTCGTCCGGGAGTTCGCCGACGCCGCGCGCCGCGGCGCCGACGCCGGCTTCGACCTGCTCGAGTTCCACGCCGGCCACGGCTACCTGATCTCCTCGTTCCTCTCTCCGATCTCGAACACCCGCACCGACGAGTACGGCGGTTCCGTGGTGAACCGGCTCCGCTTCCCGCTGGAGGTCTTCGACGCCGTCCGCGCCGCCTGGCCCGCCGACCGGCCGATCTCCGTGCGGCTCTCGGCCACCGACTGGATCCCGGACGGCAACGACATCGACGAAGCCCTCGAGATCGCCCGCGCCTTCTGCGAGCACGGCGTGGACCTCGTCGACGTCTCCACCGGTCAGGTCGCCAAGCACGAGCGGCCCGCCTTCGGACGCAGCTACCAGACCCCGTACGCGGACCGCATCCGCAACGAGGTCGCCGGGCCCGCAGGGGTGAAGGTGGTCGCCGTGGGCGCGATCTCGTCGTACGACGACGTCAACTCGATCCTGCTCGCGGGCCGCGCGGACCTGTGCGCACTCGGCCGCGCCCACCTGTACGACCCGCAGTGGACTCTGCACGCCGCCGCGGACCAGGAGTACGCCGGACCGGGCGCCGAGTGGCCCGACCAGTTCCGGGCTGGCAACCGCAAGCCGCCGAGCGCCCGCACCGACGCCGTCCGGCCGCGGCTCGCGCTGCTCCGCGACGAGGAGCCAGAGCCGGCCGCACACGTGCGGTGGACCCCGTGA
- a CDS encoding nitrilase-related carbon-nitrogen hydrolase: MSDPTGPIEPYNAVGLIPVFRPIATRADIGANIDHLEHLAAGAFWLSNLDIPVRLLAVPEGALQGFTDEIHDADHTDYAHTCAIDIPGPETDRLADLARRWNVFVMGQAKARHPDWPDLFFNVGFVIAPDGDIALQHYKLNALLPVERSVSPHDLFDWWIEKYGRSLDAFWPVADTEIGRLGVMMAMEGNFPENGRGLALNGAEVVYRASLPAPFTENDVFEISNRARALENNMYVVAPNIGGSMEPGQPAIDAGGGRSMIVDYKGAIVGKQFDSNGSTFVSGTVNIEALRHHRASAQVTNWLKDVRTEMAQLIYEQPLYPKNRYLDRIPPHHAEFRREVIDRQIDLLQDRDVWRRPFAAPSD; the protein is encoded by the coding sequence ATGAGCGACCCGACCGGCCCGATCGAACCGTACAACGCCGTCGGCCTTATCCCCGTGTTCCGTCCGATCGCGACGCGCGCGGACATCGGCGCGAACATCGACCATCTCGAGCACCTCGCCGCGGGCGCGTTCTGGTTGTCCAATCTGGACATCCCGGTCCGCCTGCTCGCGGTCCCCGAGGGCGCGCTGCAGGGCTTCACCGACGAGATCCACGACGCCGACCACACCGACTACGCGCACACGTGCGCCATCGACATCCCGGGGCCCGAGACCGACCGGCTCGCAGACCTGGCGCGACGATGGAACGTCTTCGTCATGGGCCAGGCCAAGGCCCGGCATCCGGATTGGCCCGACCTGTTCTTCAACGTCGGCTTCGTCATCGCCCCGGACGGCGACATCGCCCTGCAGCATTACAAGCTCAATGCTCTGCTCCCGGTCGAGCGCTCGGTCTCACCGCACGACCTGTTCGACTGGTGGATCGAGAAGTACGGCCGCAGCCTGGACGCCTTCTGGCCGGTCGCGGACACCGAGATCGGGCGGCTCGGCGTCATGATGGCGATGGAGGGCAACTTTCCCGAGAACGGCCGTGGGCTGGCGCTGAACGGTGCCGAGGTGGTCTACCGCGCCTCTCTTCCCGCGCCGTTCACCGAGAACGACGTCTTCGAGATCTCCAACCGTGCACGGGCGCTCGAGAACAACATGTACGTCGTCGCGCCCAACATCGGGGGCAGCATGGAACCGGGGCAGCCCGCGATCGACGCCGGCGGCGGACGATCGATGATCGTCGACTACAAGGGGGCGATCGTCGGCAAGCAGTTCGACAGCAACGGATCCACCTTCGTCTCGGGCACCGTCAACATCGAGGCACTGCGCCATCACCGCGCGTCGGCGCAGGTGACGAACTGGCTCAAGGACGTCCGCACCGAGATGGCTCAGCTCATCTACGAGCAGCCCCTGTATCCCAAGAACCGGTACCTGGATCGGATTCCCCCGCACCACGCCGAGTTCCGGCGCGAGGTCATCGATCGGCAGATCGATCTCCTGCAGGACCGCGACGTCTGGCGGCGGCCCTTCGCCGCACCGTCGGACTGA
- a CDS encoding cyclase family protein produces the protein MLTELATALAGGRIRVLDLTTPLSADTPTLRLPEPFVNLIDFSLERVAAFEPTAPAWQHNNIHTGEHIGTHVDAPCHWITGRDGADVSQLPPARLVGPACVMDFADRAAADPDWLLDVADVQGWIAEHGAIPEGAWLLLRTGWDQYGGDRERFLNVDEGGSHTPGVSAACAQWLAEEVPISGFGVETVGIDAGNAAMLEPPFPAHNFLLGADKYGLTSLRNLTQLPPQGAVVVVSPLPIVGGTGSPARVLALVQA, from the coding sequence ATGCTCACCGAACTCGCCACCGCCCTCGCGGGCGGCAGGATCCGGGTACTCGACCTGACCACGCCGCTCTCGGCGGACACGCCGACCCTCCGGCTGCCGGAGCCGTTCGTGAACCTCATCGACTTCAGCCTCGAGCGGGTCGCGGCGTTCGAGCCGACCGCGCCGGCGTGGCAGCACAACAACATCCACACCGGCGAGCACATCGGCACCCACGTCGACGCCCCGTGCCACTGGATCACGGGCCGCGACGGTGCCGACGTGAGCCAGTTGCCTCCGGCGCGCCTCGTCGGGCCCGCGTGCGTGATGGACTTCGCCGACCGGGCCGCGGCCGATCCGGACTGGCTGCTCGACGTCGCCGACGTTCAGGGCTGGATCGCCGAGCACGGCGCGATCCCAGAGGGCGCGTGGCTCCTGCTCCGCACGGGCTGGGATCAGTACGGCGGGGACCGCGAGCGCTTCCTCAATGTCGACGAGGGCGGCTCGCACACGCCCGGCGTCTCCGCGGCCTGCGCGCAGTGGCTCGCCGAGGAGGTCCCGATCTCCGGCTTCGGCGTCGAGACAGTGGGCATCGACGCCGGTAACGCAGCGATGCTGGAGCCGCCCTTCCCCGCGCACAACTTCCTGCTCGGCGCCGACAAGTACGGCCTCACGAGCCTGCGGAACCTGACGCAGCTGCCGCCGCAGGGCGCGGTGGTCGTGGTCTCGCCGCTGCCGATCGTCGGCGGCACGGGCTCCCCCGCCCGCGTCCTCGCCCTCGTCCAGGCCTGA
- a CDS encoding indolepyruvate oxidoreductase subunit beta family protein has protein sequence MSWTIGQRPITVAVLAMGGEGGGVLADWIVSLGEDEGWTAQNTSVAGVAQRTGATVYYAELFPPDVAHRSGSGRARETPILSLMPTPGEVDVLIASELMEAGRAVQRGFVTPDRTTLITSLNRVYSILEKSTLDDGRVDSSALLDGAVAAAKTLVSGDFATLARDNGSVISASLFGALAGSGALPFPREDFEEAIRKGGKGVETSLAAFAAGYERARESLAEDAARRTAPAPAPSGGGPVPLTLQVRRPKTPEELKADREAERNEIAVRAPESLVGPALAERARRVARSFPPAAASMLLHGLERTAVYQDLAYADRYLDRVARISALDPDHEGEARLTVEAARHIALWMSYQDTVHVALQKVRGRRMDRVRAEVRPGDEQVMRVHEYLHPQVDEITDTLPTALGRALEHNRAFAKAVDTVCHRGFIINTTSVWGYTTLSTLARMRPLRPRSLRFGREQVFIDTWLDTVTSVGRTDPALATEVIVAARVLKGYGQTHAHGVDSFGLLMEGLELVRGLPDAAARMRRLVDAAVADEDGGKLRDGLAALRRTAA, from the coding sequence ATGAGCTGGACCATCGGGCAGCGGCCCATCACCGTCGCGGTGCTCGCCATGGGCGGCGAGGGCGGCGGCGTCCTCGCCGACTGGATCGTCTCGCTCGGCGAGGACGAGGGCTGGACGGCGCAGAACACCTCCGTCGCCGGCGTCGCGCAGCGCACCGGCGCCACCGTGTACTACGCGGAGCTGTTCCCGCCGGACGTCGCGCACCGCAGCGGATCCGGGCGCGCCCGCGAGACCCCGATCCTCTCGCTCATGCCCACCCCCGGCGAGGTCGACGTGCTCATCGCGTCCGAGCTCATGGAGGCCGGCCGCGCGGTGCAGCGCGGCTTCGTCACCCCGGACCGGACGACCCTCATCACCTCCCTCAACCGCGTCTACTCGATACTCGAGAAGTCGACGCTCGACGACGGCCGAGTGGATTCGTCGGCCCTGCTCGACGGTGCCGTCGCCGCCGCGAAGACCCTCGTCTCCGGCGATTTCGCCACGCTCGCGCGGGACAACGGCAGCGTCATCAGTGCGTCCCTCTTCGGCGCCCTCGCGGGGAGCGGCGCCCTGCCCTTCCCGCGCGAGGACTTCGAGGAGGCGATCCGCAAGGGCGGCAAGGGCGTCGAGACCTCGCTCGCCGCCTTCGCCGCGGGCTACGAGCGCGCGCGGGAGAGCCTCGCGGAGGACGCCGCCCGTAGGACGGCCCCCGCGCCGGCCCCGTCCGGCGGCGGGCCCGTGCCGCTCACCCTGCAGGTGCGCCGGCCGAAGACGCCGGAGGAGCTCAAGGCCGACCGCGAGGCCGAGCGTAACGAGATCGCCGTCCGGGCCCCGGAATCCCTGGTCGGCCCGGCACTCGCCGAGCGTGCCCGCCGCGTCGCACGGTCCTTCCCGCCGGCGGCGGCGTCGATGCTCCTCCACGGTCTCGAACGCACCGCCGTCTACCAGGATCTCGCCTACGCGGACCGCTACCTCGACCGCGTCGCGCGGATCAGCGCGCTCGACCCCGACCACGAGGGGGAGGCCCGGCTCACCGTGGAGGCCGCCCGGCACATCGCACTGTGGATGAGCTACCAAGACACCGTGCACGTCGCGCTGCAGAAGGTACGGGGCCGCCGCATGGACCGCGTGCGCGCCGAGGTGCGGCCCGGCGACGAGCAGGTGATGCGGGTCCACGAGTACCTGCACCCGCAGGTCGACGAGATCACGGACACCCTGCCCACCGCACTCGGCCGCGCGCTCGAGCACAACCGCGCCTTCGCCAAGGCGGTCGACACCGTGTGCCACCGCGGCTTCATCATCAACACGACCTCGGTCTGGGGCTACACGACCCTCTCCACCCTCGCCCGGATGCGGCCCCTGCGACCCCGCTCCCTCCGGTTCGGCCGGGAGCAGGTCTTCATCGACACGTGGCTCGACACCGTGACGTCGGTGGGCCGCACCGATCCCGCGCTCGCGACCGAGGTGATCGTCGCCGCGCGGGTCCTCAAGGGCTACGGGCAGACCCACGCCCACGGCGTCGACAGCTTCGGCCTACTGATGGAGGGGCTCGAGCTGGTGCGCGGTCTGCCCGACGCCGCCGCGCGGATGCGTCGCCTGGTGGACGCCGCCGTCGCCGACGAGGACGGCGGAAAGCTCCGCGACGGACTGGCAGCCCTGCGCCGCACCGCGGCCTGA